Part of the Chitinophagaceae bacterium genome, CCATTTTGATATAGTTTCACAATAGATTGATTGATAGCTGCATCGTATTCATAAGTTAAAGCTACATGATTCCAGGTATTTTGGACAATATTTTTATCAGAAGTTAATAAACATAAGTCATCAGGGCACCCATTGCCTGGAATATAAACTGCCGCTCCTAATTCTCTGGATGACCCACCTGCAAGTACTTCCCAGCCACCATTACTGTTTAACTTACTGATTAGAGGGTTTCTTATCAACTGATTACTGGAATGTGTTAGCATAAACCAGGTTTCGATTGTAAATGCCTCATCTAAGTCAAGAATTGGAGAGTGGTCAATTTTTACCCCGTGTTGATTTTTTGTTAAATGAATCATATTTCCTGAATCATTAGATGTATTAAAGCTAATTTCCGGTTCTTCAGGAGTTATAAATGAAATACAGTTAACCGTGACATTATTAATACCCGGACCATGTACTTTAATTTCTATTTCATCAAAATTAAAATCCTCCAGATTTACTGTATTACAGTTGCTTTCTGAACTCCAGGAATTGCTGGTAGTAGTTGTCCCACTTCCTCCATTATTTGGTAAATCAAAAAATAATGAATATTCACTATTTTTAAGATACCCTTGCAAAGTCCAAAGTGATGAAGGTGCATCTGAGCCAACAAATGCTATTTCATACTCTAAATCAACGGTAAAATTATATCCCCAATCACAGCTTGATGTAGCAGGATTAATACTTATGGGAGTAATTGAGATATCTACAATATAATTATTGTCTGATTCTACCTGACAAGTTCCTATAGTTTCAATTTGAGGATTTTCAGTTGGTGGTTCGCTACTATAACCTCCGGGTACGCCTTCGCACACTATAGTTTGTGAAGGAATACCTTGTCCTGAAATAGTTATTTCAATGGTATGAAAATTTAGTGTTTCCAAATCTATGGTTTGGCAATCAGAGTCAGATCTCCAAGCGGTTGATGTAGTTGTTGTTCCGGTACCTCCATTATTATTTAAAGGAAAAAACAGATTATAATCATCGCTTTTTAGGTTCCCCTGTAGAGTCCACATACTTGAAGGAATATTATTTCCAACAAATGAAATATCATATTCTAAATCAATAGAAAAGTTATATCCCCATGGACAGTTACCCGGGTTTTTGTTTATTTGAACCGGATTAATTGAAATAAGTACTTCATAACCTTCAGAAGAGCTTACAGAACAAGTCCCAATTTGTTCATTTCCGGAAGCAAATGTTTCTTCTGTAGAACCGAACTGGCTGACTAAAATTGCAGTAGCAGAAATTAATAAGACTCCAAATAATCCGAGAATCATGTATTTTGTTCTGCTTTGAGATAGTTTGGTCGTTTGTCTTAATAGTTTTCGTCTTTTCATTGTTTTAGAATTTTTGTTTGAGTCGAAAAAATTGTTTTCAAGGATTTTGTTTATAAAACGTTTCATTTCTTTGGATTTTGAAAAAAGTTAACTTTGATATATGGAGTTCATACGGGTAAGTGATATTTTAGAATGAAGAAGTAAAATGAAATTTCCGACAAAAAAAAGCTTAAATAGCCGCATTATAAGTATAGAATAAAAAAACAATTTAAATCAAAACAATAATAGTTTTGCCCGAAAAAATGTTATTTTTGCATAAAAAATAAAAGCTTATGTCTGAGAGAAATGGATCTGTTACAGCGTTCATGAAACATCATTACCGTCATTTTAATGCTGCTGCATTGATGGACGCAGCTAAAGGATATGATAAGCATTTAACAGAAGGGGGGAAGATGATGATTACTTTAGCCGGTGCTATGAGTACTGCTGAGATAGGCTTGTCACTGGCTGAGATGATTCGACAGGATAAAGTTCAAATTATATCGTGTACCGGAGCAAATTTAGAAGAAGATCTGATGAATTTAGTTGCCCATACGCATTATAAAAGAGTGCCTCACTACAGAGATTTAAGTCCTCAGGACGAATGGAATTTACTTGAGGATGGGTTTAACAGAGTAACGGACACTTGTATTCCGGAAGAGGAGGCATTCAGACGGCTTCAAAAGCACATCTATAAGATTTGGAAAGAAGCTGAAGAAAAAGGCGAAAAGTATTTCCCTCATGAGTATATGTATAAAATGTTATTATCGGGAGTTTTAGAGCAGTATTATGAAATTGATCCTAAAAACTCATGGATGCTGGCTGCTGCTGAGAAAAACATACCTATAATAGTTCCCGGCTGGGAAGATTCAACTATGGGCAACATCTTTGCATCCTATTGTATTAAAGGGGAGCTGCAATCTACGACCGTAAAGAGCGGAATAGATTATATGGTATGGTTATCAGAATGGTATAGAAATAACAGTTCCGGTAAGGGTGTTGGCTTTTTCCAGATAGGAGGAGGAATTGCCGGCGATTTTCCTATTTGTGTAGTGCCTATGATGTACCAGGATTTAGAATGGCATGATGTTCCTTTTTGGTCTTATTTCTGCCAAATATCTGATTCTACTACCAGTTACGGGTCTTATTCAGGAGCTGTTCCCAATGAGAAAATAACATGGGGAAAGCTTGATATTAATACACCTAAATTCATAATAGAATCTGATGCAACTATCGTAGCGCCCTTGATTTTTGCTTATTTACTCGGTTGGTAATTTAAGGAGCTAAGCGGGATTTACTCCATTCATTCATGCTTGTTTTTTCAAAGCAAATACGATCATGGAGTCTGCCGGATCGTCCCTGCCAAAATTCAATGCTTTCGGGTATAACTATGTAGCCTCCCCAAAATTCAGGTCTCGGAACCCGGCTACTTTCAAATTTCTCTTTATATTCATTGTGTTTATTTTCCAAAAAGTTTCTGTCTTCGACTTTTTGACTTTGAGGAGATGCCCATGCACTTATCTGGCTTTCCTTTGGTCTGGTATTAAAATAATCATCAGAATCTTTTTCAGTTTGCTTTCGGATGATTCCTTCTATGCGAACTTGTCGCTCCAGTTCAGCCCAAAAAAATAACAAACAAACACTTTTATTTACATCAATTTCTTTTCCCTTTCTGCTGTTGTAATTTGTAAAGAATACGAATCCATTTTCATCAAAATTTCTTAAAAGTACAATTCTTGAGCTCGGTTTTCCATTAGCGTTTACTGTAGATACCGCCATAGCATTTGCATCTTTTATTTTCTTTTCAGCAGCTTCTATAAACCATTTTTTAAATAAATCTATAGGGTTTGAAGGGATGTTATTTTCGCTCAAACTGTCTTTTCCGTAATCAATCCTGTTTTTCCTTATATACTCTCTTAATTCGTCCATTTTATTCGTTTAAAAGGTATTCTATTAAAAACATCGTTCTTAATTCGGTGAAAAAATCTCTGTTGGATTTCCTTCTAAAAGAATGTCCTTCATCTTTGGCTAACATGAACCAAACATTTCCATTGTTTTCATTAACGGCCGAAACCATTTGTTCTGCTTCAGAAGCCGGAACGCGGGGATCGTTTAATCCGTGAGCAATAAATAAAGGACTTTTGATTTCATCCGCTCTTGTAAGTGGTGAAATTTCTTCAAGAAAAGCTCTCATTTCAGGAATTCTTTCATCACCATATTCAACTCTTCTCAGGTCTCTTCTGTAAGATTCAGTATTTTCGAGAAAAGTGACAAAATTTGTGATACCAACTATGCAAATCCCGGCTTTCAGCCTGTCATTGAAATGTATTAATGAAGCTAAAGACATATACCCTCCATAAGAACCACCTGTTACAGCAATTCTATTATTGTCAAGGTCACTTTGACTATCTATCCAATCAATTAATTTCCCGATATCTTTAACGGCATCTTCTCTCTTTTCCCAGTTGTCAAGTGTAAGATAAGTCTTTCCGAAGCCCGAAGATCCTCTTACATTTGGATAAATAACAGCTATACCTAACTCATTTAATGTAAACTGCGTAATAGGATTAAAATATGGTCTTGCTTGTGATTCCGGCCCGCCGTGAATATCAATTAACACAGGAAAAGGACCTTCTCCTTTAGGTTTGTATAAAATTGCAGGAATTTCTCTGGTTTTTCCATCTACTTTATCAAATGTAGGGTATGTAATGATTTCAGGTATAACAAATGTTTCAGTATCTAATCCTCCAACTTCTCCAATCGTCCATTGGACTGTTTCTTTCTTTTTATAATCCAAAACATAGACTTCGCTTGGTGAGGTAGGTGTATTGATTGTCATAGCTAAATTAAGCTTATTTGGGTGAAATTTCATGGATGTGATTATGCCCGGAGGTATATTCTCGTTTTTTCGAAATCGTTTCGTGCGGGTATCTAAGGTATACAATACACTAAAGCCATTTTCATTTGTTACGAAAGCCAGTTTTTTCCCATCATGACTAATATCAAAAGCAGTGACATCCCAGGGGATATTATGGCTAATGGGTACCATTTCTTTCTCAGTAATACTATAGTAATGCAATGTTCTGAATTCGTGATTTTGATCACTTACAATAAATAACCCTTGGTTGTCGTGGCTAAACATTGCAGTTCCGTATGCTGTTTTTTCACTGTCAGGATTAATTTGAACCTTTTCATTAGTGTTTAAATTCAAAATATAATAGTAGGATTCATTTGCGGAAAGGTAATTAAAAATGAGTTTATAGTTATTGTCAGGAGAAATATCCCCTCCTCCCCAATAGCCCGTTCCTTCAAATATAACTTCAATATCTTCCGGATTTTTCAAACTTGCCCTGAAAATATCATAATCTCTACCGTTTCTGGGGGTCCCGTTATAATAAAAATATTCTCCATTGTTGTCCCAATAGCCACCACTGAACCGATGTTTGCCATCGGTTAGAAGTTGTACTTTACCGGAAATTTTATCAAAATAATACAACTGAAAATTTTCATTACCATCGGCATCCATTCTGAAGATAAAACCATTTTCACTATCAGCCGGATTTACACTTGCACCCATAGCTGCATTATCAAAGAAGGTTATTTGTTGTCTGGCTCCCTTTGGTTTTGCAACATAGTGAACTTGGGCTGTTTCTCCAAAACGGGTTCCAATCAACATGCCGCCATCCTGCGTCCAATCTCTAAAAGCTGCACCACGTGTGTTTTGATATTGTTGTAAACGGTTTTTAATCTCGATGGGGACTTCATCCGGGATGTTTTCTAAAACTAAATTGCCTCTTTCAATACGATTTTGGCTATTTGCTTCGATTGTAAACAATACAATCATTGAAAAAATAAATGCTAAAAAGAATATGTGTTTCATAGATATTTTTTAAGTATAAAATTGTTAAACTTTTTAAGAATTAACAAAAGAATTGATGAGTGATTTTAATAAACAAAAAAGCCCGGAAATAACCGGGCTTTTAATAATAGACTTAACCTTTATCTGGAAGCATTAAAAATTTGAAGTGCTCTTTGACCTTCTTCAATAAGCACTTTTGGCGGCTTAGCTCCCATTGTTTTATGAACAGTTTCTCCATTTGGCTTTATATACACAAAAGTAGGATATGCATTTACTCTGTATTTACGGGCAAAATCTCTGCCTTTGCCCTTTTCCATATCATATTTATAATTTATAAAGTTGGCATTATAGAAATCACCTACTTCTTCCTGAGGAAATACATTGCTGTCCATCCATTTGCATGGACCGCACCAAACAGCAAATGCATCTACAAAAATAGGTTTATTTTGTTTTTTGGCTTCTTCTAAAACTTCTTCCCAGGTTCCGTTAAAAAAGTTTATACCTTTATTTTCTACAGCTGAGTTCCCGGCAAATAGGGTAGATGTAAAGAAAAAAGAAAAAAGAAAAAATATGGGGATTTTAAAATGTCTCATGATTTTGATTTTATAATAAAGATAGTGATTAAAACATCTACTCAAAAATTTAAGTTTCAAATATTAGGCCAAACTAAAAGATTTCATTTTTTGAGTTTCTGAAAATTTGGGCAAGTTCAAGTTTAATCTCTTTTCCATAGAATATTGAGGCTGTTTCAGCAAAGCTTTCCGTCCAGTCTGAGACAAAAAAAGAAGTTTTTCCTTTTGTTTTGGAAGTGTTTAAAATTTTATTCTTACTCAGATTTTCTTTTAATTGATCAGCTAAAAAATCAGTAGAATCAAAAAGTTGTATATTATTCCCTACAACTTTTTTAATATCATTTTTTATTAGAGGGTAGTGAGTACAAGCAAGAATTAAACCGTCTATGTTTTCAAAGTCCGGATATTTTAAATAGTTCTCGATTATGGTTCGGCTTATTTTGTTATTGAAATAGCCGGATTCAACCATTGGTGCAAGTAAGGGGGTGCTCAGAGAAGCTACTACCAAATCTGAACGATGTTCTTTTAAAATATTTTCATAAATACCTGAATAGATGGTGGCCTTAGTGCCGATTACGCCAACTTTTTTAATGCTTTTATTTTTAATAATACTGTCTGTAATTGGGTCAATAACATTGAATAGTAAGCATTTTTCGGAAAAATTCTCTGCTAAAAAGTCAAAAGCCATTGAAGAAGCACTGTTACATGCTACCACAATGGCTTTACATTTTTTTTCAAGTAAAAACTCTACTATTCTTTTAGAGTATGATTGTATCGTTTGAGTTGATTTATCTCCATATGGAAGATGCGCTGTGTCTCCAAAGTAAATAATATCCTCGTTAGGCAGATACTTTGATATATCACTTGCTACGGTAAGTCCACCAATACCTGAATCAAAAATCCCAATAGGTTGACTCGTTTTCAAAATAGCAGCAGTGATTAAAGTCCTAATTTCTGTCTTACCAGAGGTAAAATATTATCAGATTGTTCTGCGTGTAATAAAGCTCCAGAGCTCGTGTCAAAGATATAAGTGTAACCATGTTCTCTGGCAACTGCTTTGATAGCATCATCAGCTTTTTCTAAAAGCGGACCGTAAAGTTCTTCTTTTTTGTTTTCAAGTCTTCTTTGTGCATTTTCTTGAAAGGCAACAATCCGTTGCTCTAAATCTGAAATTTCACGAAGTTTTACTTCTTTCACTGCGTCTAACATCATTGCTTCACGGCTTTGATATTCCTCCGCTTTGGTCTGATATTCCCTAAGCATGTTTTTGTTTTGCTCTTCCAATTGTTTAGCAAAAGCTTCTAACTGTTGGTCAGCTTGTCTAACACCCGGCAAAACACTAAGTAATTCCATTGAATTAATATGTCCGAATTTAGGTGCTTGTGCTGTAGTTGTAGACATACCGGTGAAAAGCAGTCCCAAAATTAGCAATAATGAAAATAACCTTGTCATAATTTACTTTGTTTGAATTTTGATATATTTAAGAGAAAAAATTTAATTTTTGCAAAGATACTAAATGTATATGATTTTTTTAGTTTGATGGAGTATAGCCTAATGCTCTTATGATTACATCACTTTGGTCATATCTGGTATTGGCATGTAACATGGTTACTCCACCGGATTTATCAAAGATAAAATCATAATTTCTGGCAGCAGCTAATTTTTGTATTTCATCGTAGACTTTATCCTGAATAGGCTTCACTAAAGACTGTCTTTTTTGAAATAATTCCCCTTCAGGACCAAATTTGCTTCTTTGAAATTCTTTAACTTCTCTTTCTTTTTTCATGATTTCTTCTTCCCGCTGACGTTTCATGTCATCAGTTAAAAGTACTTGCTCCGATTGAAAGCTTCTGTAAAGTCTTTCAATATTCTCGTATTTAGCACGTATTTCTTGCTGCCATTGCTCAGCGGCATCGTCCAACTTTTTTTGTGCATCGTTATATTCAGGAATATTTTTCAATATATATTCAGTATCAACATAGGCAAATCTTTGTGCCATTATAGAAGTAACACCAAATAAGAACAGAACGGCAATTAGAGTTAACTTTTTCATAGGTTTTCATTTTAAATTTTAAAAATGTATTTTCTTTTGATTAAAAATTTAAATTCAAAGTGTTTATTAAAACTATTCAGGTTCGAAACCTAAAATTATATTGAATTTACCGTATCGGCTAAGGTAATCACCAAAACCATCGGCTGCTCCAAATTGATTATCAAAACCTATGCCATAATCAAAACCAAGTAGTCCAAACATAGGTAAAAATACTCTAAGACCCAGTCCTGCTGAACGGTTTAGTTGAAAAGGATTATAACTATCAAAGCTTTCATAGAAATTGCCACCTTCTGCAAAAGCAAGTACATATATAGTTGATGAAGGGTTGAGAGTCAGTGGATATCTCAACTCCATAGTGAATTTATTAAAGATTGGAGCTGCCTCAGGAGGTGTTAAAACGTCATAACCTCTAAGTGAAATGATATCTCTGCCAAAAAAAGTAAAGTTTGATATTCCGTCTCCACCTACTTCAAATCGTTCAAAAGGTGAGTAGCCCAGGTCTTGATTATAGTACCCTAAAAATCCGAAATTCGCACTTGTTTTAAGAACCAGATTACCTACGATAGGGGTGTACCAGTCTGCTTTGAATCTCCATTTATGATATTCAAGCCATTTGAATTTTTCAGCAGGCTCCATAGCCGCATAATCTTTGTCGCTAAAGGCGGAATAATATGGGGTGAATTGTACAGAGGCAGTGATAGAAGAGCCTCTCCTCGGGAAAATTGGTTGATCTATAGAATTTCTTGATAAAGCAAGTTTCAAACTCAGGTTGTTAGAATATCCGTCAGTGAATAAGAAGTTAGAGCTTCTCCAATTATTAAGCGTATAATTCTGAAAGCTTAGTGTTGGTTGAAAAACGAAAAAATCATCCGGCCAGTTTAAGCGGTTCCCTAAACCAACTGAAACTGCATTTGTAACCAAACTACCAACCACTTCATTTAAGTCTCTGTCGATATCTGCAAATCTGCTTCTGTAAACATTGAAAGTAAATTGGTTCGGTTTGTTTCCGCCTAACCACGGTT contains:
- a CDS encoding thioredoxin, with amino-acid sequence MRHFKIPIFFLFSFFFTSTLFAGNSAVENKGINFFNGTWEEVLEEAKKQNKPIFVDAFAVWCGPCKWMDSNVFPQEEVGDFYNANFINYKYDMEKGKGRDFARKYRVNAYPTFVYIKPNGETVHKTMGAKPPKVLIEEGQRALQIFNASR
- the murI gene encoding glutamate racemase, whose protein sequence is MKTSQPIGIFDSGIGGLTVASDISKYLPNEDIIYFGDTAHLPYGDKSTQTIQSYSKRIVEFLLEKKCKAIVVACNSASSMAFDFLAENFSEKCLLFNVIDPITDSIIKNKSIKKVGVIGTKATIYSGIYENILKEHRSDLVVASLSTPLLAPMVESGYFNNKISRTIIENYLKYPDFENIDGLILACTHYPLIKNDIKKVVGNNIQLFDSTDFLADQLKENLSKNKILNTSKTKGKTSFFVSDWTESFAETASIFYGKEIKLELAQIFRNSKNEIF
- a CDS encoding S9 family peptidase, with the translated sequence MKHIFFLAFIFSMIVLFTIEANSQNRIERGNLVLENIPDEVPIEIKNRLQQYQNTRGAAFRDWTQDGGMLIGTRFGETAQVHYVAKPKGARQQITFFDNAAMGASVNPADSENGFIFRMDADGNENFQLYYFDKISGKVQLLTDGKHRFSGGYWDNNGEYFYYNGTPRNGRDYDIFRASLKNPEDIEVIFEGTGYWGGGDISPDNNYKLIFNYLSANESYYYILNLNTNEKVQINPDSEKTAYGTAMFSHDNQGLFIVSDQNHEFRTLHYYSITEKEMVPISHNIPWDVTAFDISHDGKKLAFVTNENGFSVLYTLDTRTKRFRKNENIPPGIITSMKFHPNKLNLAMTINTPTSPSEVYVLDYKKKETVQWTIGEVGGLDTETFVIPEIITYPTFDKVDGKTREIPAILYKPKGEGPFPVLIDIHGGPESQARPYFNPITQFTLNELGIAVIYPNVRGSSGFGKTYLTLDNWEKREDAVKDIGKLIDWIDSQSDLDNNRIAVTGGSYGGYMSLASLIHFNDRLKAGICIVGITNFVTFLENTESYRRDLRRVEYGDERIPEMRAFLEEISPLTRADEIKSPLFIAHGLNDPRVPASEAEQMVSAVNENNGNVWFMLAKDEGHSFRRKSNRDFFTELRTMFLIEYLLNE
- a CDS encoding OmpH family outer membrane protein; the encoded protein is MTRLFSLLLILGLLFTGMSTTTAQAPKFGHINSMELLSVLPGVRQADQQLEAFAKQLEEQNKNMLREYQTKAEEYQSREAMMLDAVKEVKLREISDLEQRIVAFQENAQRRLENKKEELYGPLLEKADDAIKAVAREHGYTYIFDTSSGALLHAEQSDNILPLVRQKLGL
- a CDS encoding T9SS C-terminal target domain-containing protein; this translates as MKRFINKILENNFFDSNKNSKTMKRRKLLRQTTKLSQSRTKYMILGLFGVLLISATAILVSQFGSTEETFASGNEQIGTCSVSSSEGYEVLISINPVQINKNPGNCPWGYNFSIDLEYDISFVGNNIPSSMWTLQGNLKSDDYNLFFPLNNNGGTGTTTTSTAWRSDSDCQTIDLETLNFHTIEITISGQGIPSQTIVCEGVPGGYSSEPPTENPQIETIGTCQVESDNNYIVDISITPISINPATSSCDWGYNFTVDLEYEIAFVGSDAPSSLWTLQGYLKNSEYSLFFDLPNNGGSGTTTTSNSWSSESNCNTVNLEDFNFDEIEIKVHGPGINNVTVNCISFITPEEPEISFNTSNDSGNMIHLTKNQHGVKIDHSPILDLDEAFTIETWFMLTHSSNQLIRNPLISKLNSNGGWEVLAGGSSRELGAAVYIPGNGCPDDLCLLTSDKNIVQNTWNHVALTYEYDAAINQSIVKLYQNGILSAQETYNGQIVISDEDFSIGKNFNYPNRTFSGYIDEVRYWKTSRSEEELRTFMCRILKDNDSNLVTYLNFDKNDGNTFQDLTDNGLITSFSNLENIIASTAPIGIASSFQYDSDSALVLGTDETYYAGVLNFLNTPSTVHIYRSQLDLSGVQLPSGIDGSLDYYSYGVFIYNENPNLKNKYDFFYKYNRANLNIDTAAFKTSLICSDINGEFNWLKVSASALQVNPTNPDLPSFSPGPGDLLGNARLFKTSGDSEYFYVEDEESSKFAMGYESSSSTLPVKLLSFNASYNGTSVDIKWQTSVEINNDYFTVEKSSDGINFEIFETVQGMGNSTRTVSYHTEDFNPSSGTNYYRLTQTDFDGTSETFPIVAVNLEKEINFQINLFPNPSNNQDVYLNIISNEIKTNQNLVANIFDLQGRLQSRVRINAADKRILLVPNGTLKSGIYIVSIKNEEIETAERLIIQ
- the pdxH gene encoding pyridoxamine 5'-phosphate oxidase, giving the protein MDELREYIRKNRIDYGKDSLSENNIPSNPIDLFKKWFIEAAEKKIKDANAMAVSTVNANGKPSSRIVLLRNFDENGFVFFTNYNSRKGKEIDVNKSVCLLFFWAELERQVRIEGIIRKQTEKDSDDYFNTRPKESQISAWASPQSQKVEDRNFLENKHNEYKEKFESSRVPRPEFWGGYIVIPESIEFWQGRSGRLHDRICFEKTSMNEWSKSRLAP
- a CDS encoding deoxyhypusine synthase translates to MSERNGSVTAFMKHHYRHFNAAALMDAAKGYDKHLTEGGKMMITLAGAMSTAEIGLSLAEMIRQDKVQIISCTGANLEEDLMNLVAHTHYKRVPHYRDLSPQDEWNLLEDGFNRVTDTCIPEEEAFRRLQKHIYKIWKEAEEKGEKYFPHEYMYKMLLSGVLEQYYEIDPKNSWMLAAAEKNIPIIVPGWEDSTMGNIFASYCIKGELQSTTVKSGIDYMVWLSEWYRNNSSGKGVGFFQIGGGIAGDFPICVVPMMYQDLEWHDVPFWSYFCQISDSTTSYGSYSGAVPNEKITWGKLDINTPKFIIESDATIVAPLIFAYLLGW
- a CDS encoding OmpH family outer membrane protein, coding for MKKLTLIAVLFLFGVTSIMAQRFAYVDTEYILKNIPEYNDAQKKLDDAAEQWQQEIRAKYENIERLYRSFQSEQVLLTDDMKRQREEEIMKKEREVKEFQRSKFGPEGELFQKRQSLVKPIQDKVYDEIQKLAAARNYDFIFDKSGGVTMLHANTRYDQSDVIIRALGYTPSN